From the Paenibacillus sp. FSL H8-0548 genome, one window contains:
- a CDS encoding GntR family transcriptional regulator yields MSIEFDNNMPIYLQIMNYIKKEIIIGNLKAGDKIPAVRELALQLQINPNTVQRTFQELEREQIVETRRGLGRYVTSEESKIMEIKKEMAGELLGRFIQGMQELGFASNDIVTIVSQAVEKNDTE; encoded by the coding sequence ATGAGTATTGAATTCGATAATAATATGCCGATCTATTTGCAAATCATGAACTATATAAAAAAAGAAATTATTATCGGGAATCTTAAGGCCGGTGATAAAATACCAGCGGTACGGGAATTGGCGCTACAACTGCAAATTAATCCGAATACGGTGCAGCGTACCTTTCAAGAGCTCGAACGTGAGCAAATTGTAGAAACAAGGCGGGGGCTTGGCCGATATGTGACTAGCGAGGAGTCGAAGATTATGGAGATCAAGAAGGAAATGGCGGGCGAATTGCTCGGTCGATTTATCCAAGGGATGCAGGAGCTTGGTTTTGCCAGCAACGATATCGTAACGATCGTTAGCCAGGCTGTGGAAAAGAATGATACCGAATAG